The stretch of DNA CGTATCATTCTTCTTGGTGAATAATAATGCAAAAGTATATGCTTCCTTCAGTGTCTTTGTTGACCTGATATGCTCCAACATTTCATCTTCAACATGGCTTTGCCCGCTTCAACATTCCATCTCTTCAAGCAAATGCGTCCTCCAGTTGTGTGACTTCATTGCCACCAACGATCTTCCACAAGTCTTGACCTTGGAGATATGCCTCCATGTGCATTGACCACGTACATATTGTAATTTTGATTGTTCAGTTTCTTAATTCCGCTGAACACTTGAAGGTCACTCATCGTGCAACCTTTGTAGTACTAAATCACACACAATCACTGTAAGAAACTCAACAAACAACTCTTTGCGTATAAACCGACCCAACCCGGCTCTTATACAACTTTTTGAGCAACACAACACGTGAAAACataattactttattattgtaaaagcaAAATTACACTAAGACATGAATACTTTATCTTGATCATAATACACAAAGTACACTCTTTTTATTTACTAGACACTCACACTTAAAGGTTTACTTGCATACTATTTGATGGGACACTTTTAGAGTTTTGTTGGGACTTAGTTGAACACACTATGACACGCTTTACTTGTACACTCAAGTTATCACTAACTCATCCAACTCTCCTATTTATACTACTCAAAAGATGGTGCATTATTATGCTAGAATTTTAGCAAATTGTCATTTTGTTATAGTCTAAAATTTTCTTGAAACTTCTTATGACTATTAATTCTATATAATTTTAAGTAATTCTATAATATtccgaaaataataaaaaattcaaaattctttaAGAAAAGGTGTTAATCTTTTAACATAACCAAACAGAGCATTGACAAGAAAGAACTAGGTTTTAACCTTACAAATAAAGTGATCACCCCCTCTGAGTCACCTTCTTATATCTTATCAATAAAGTGAATGATAACATTATTATATATCttcttatatgtatatatatgatgaaTATAGACTATTGccattttatattcattatttaaatttgaatcatAGCGATAATTGTGTCCCTAATAATGATTTCTTATCTCTCGGTAAACAGTACTTATATTATTTCTTTAACTTTCTGGTGCTACCTAttgtgttattattattattataatgtgGTGGAATAGTTTAATATTAGCCAACTCTTGAAGATTGGCACACCCTATAATTAACCCCACAGACAAAAGTTAGCAGCTAGGAATAGAAACaacaaatgaaataaaatatgcaagagagagagagagagagagagagagagagagagagagagagagttcataATTACTGGAAGGAAGAAAATGGCATTTGGATAGGTAATGACTGAAAGAAGGGGTACAATATGATATCAAGTTTTGGATCTTATTGTAAGTAGTTTATTcagtcattattattatttaacttGCTCCTAAGctgaaaacaaaagaaaaaacagAAATTTATAAGAgataaacataaaatatatatattactctTGTTGGCCCCCCTATGTAGCTAGCCAGTCAAATGAACAAGACCTGACTTTTTGTACTGTACTATACTATATGCATGTATTATAGCCAATATTATTAGCCCACGCACCAAAGGCAGCTGGAATCTTCAAATTAAAGTATTATATTCCTTCTCCAAACTccatttgttttctttttatttttaccaaatctCTCTTTATTATACTGGGTACTTCTCTACTACTACTACTTTTCATTTCTATATAGAAATTATATTATGAGCCAGAGCTAGTCCATGCCCACAACAAGATCATTGAAGCTCAAACCCCCTACATAATACGGttactaaatatttttataaattgtcCTTATATATAATATGGCTGGTTCTGGTTTGGTACTTCAGTTGCAGAAGCAGTTGGGAGATTACACAACTTCACTGTTTAATGAGGTCAGTTAATTTGCTTATTAATTTGTGTTTATGGGTtcctatatatattttgtactttttgatcttttaatttctttcttctttttcttttctgggTTAATCTTTTGACGATGATGATGAATCTTTGTTATTTTTGGGGAATATGTAAAGGGTTTCTTAGATGATCAATTTAACCAACTTCAGCAACTCCAAGACGAAAGTAACCCAGATTTTGTGGTTGAAGTAGTTTCactattttttgaagattctgACAGGCTTCTTAATGAACTGGCCAAAGCTTTGTGAGGATTAtaatattgtttaatttttcaaatatcatgTAAGGATATATAAaccaattaataatttaaattctttaatttattatttgcaCATCTTTCTCCTTTtgggaaaaacaaaaaaaataatggtTGCAGGAATTATCAGAATACTGATTTTAGGAAGGTAGATGCCCATGTTCACCAGCTTAAGGGTAGCAGCTCCAGGTATTTCATCACTGcagatatagtttttttttcatttttctttctttcttaattcTTATAATTTCTTTGTTTATATTCTCTCTTAATTACATATCATTTTGGAGTGCATGTCACTGTAAGTAATAGTACTTGATTGGatcttgaaattaattattattaataattattagtcCATATATTCAAATTTTGTTAAGACCTAGGAATTAGATGGACTTAATTTCATCCAGATCTGATATTGATATACTGTTAGTTCAAAGTTCAAACTCATccacatatatatttacaaaaatagacAAACAAATATATCCCTTTCATGAGTTTTTGTCATCCACAAATGATCtattaattattcttttataaaaaataaaaaataaaaaatacttccTTTTGCACTTTTGGAAGACAGGCCACACAATTTATCTATCTTGTAATTTATAATGGTAGTAATCCTGAATCGAATAAATGCTAATAAACATAGTTAATAAGTACTATATATGATGGTAATTAGTAATAATAATGAGATCGATCGAAATGTTTCTCTCTTTTCAGTTTgaatagtgttttatttttttgcttaattaatgATATATGCAATATATAATTCTGTTTAATAATCATGAtgacctaattaaaaaaaatactgggTGATTTAATTAACAGCATTGGTGCTCAGAGAGTTCAAAGAGTCTGCATTGCTTTCCGTAACCACTGTGAGGCACAGAACATTGAAGGgtaatatatgtaatatatttaatttaacaaataattaattaatcttactTATAACTGTGTTATATATACGTACATATATGTGggtatggtttcatgttgtgattaatatataatgtaatgaaccaatataatatatgtgtgtatgtaaCAGGTGCTTAAACTGTTTGCAACAAGTGAAACAAGAGTATACCCTTGTGAAAAACAAGCTTGAAACCTTGTTCAAGGTAACTATATTTTATGCATACATGTGATTATTATTAATACATAATATTAGTGAATTTGCTTAAGTAATTAGGtttatatatactaattaagttgggtatttatatatatattatagttggAGCGACAGCTTTTGGCAGCCCGGAGGTCATCATTTCCTATGTAGTCTTATCTGATCACATGTAGATCCTCATGGAGATAACATATGACAATCATaatcatcaccatcatcatcatcaagggAGAGTATAGTAATTAGCTTAATTAATTTATGGTACTTCTCCATGCGTCTGTAGATTATtgttaacatatatatatatttatatttatatatattgtctaGTAAATAGTCTATCCCATATATCTAGTCTTGGCTGGTTGCTACTTAATTTGAACTTAATTATTTGTGcatcatttttctttctttgtaaGCAAGTAAGAATTTTTTGGCATATCTCTTTTAACATCGAGGATcccctttaaaatattaatacaaaAGATGTCATTACATTATTTCaacaaaatacacttta from Cannabis sativa cultivar Pink pepper isolate KNU-18-1 chromosome 2, ASM2916894v1, whole genome shotgun sequence encodes:
- the LOC115718472 gene encoding histidine-containing phosphotransfer protein 1, producing MAGSGLVLQLQKQLGDYTTSLFNEGFLDDQFNQLQQLQDESNPDFVVEVVSLFFEDSDRLLNELAKALNYQNTDFRKVDAHVHQLKGSSSSIGAQRVQRVCIAFRNHCEAQNIEGCLNCLQQVKQEYTLVKNKLETLFKLERQLLAARRSSFPM